The Streptomyces sp. CC0208 genome window below encodes:
- a CDS encoding class F sortase, with protein MAPRRRRRRPWYRTRAYRLTRTALLTVVLVTVGVRCTGDDKSTAPDGPDGPDTVAAAGPDAEAAGEQAPAARPTPTRTPPPRPLPRSRPTTFRIPSLGIDAPVMGLGLTKGRELSTPPVDKPKLVGWYRGGPTPGESGTAIAVGHRDTMTGPAVFAALAQVKPGKVIEAGRADGRTAVYTVDRVKVFDKAGFPDKEVYGPVRRPELRVITCGGLFTRRTGYTSNVVVFAHLTRTREPRPPKSATVS; from the coding sequence ATGGCGCCGCGTAGGCGCCGACGCAGGCCCTGGTACCGGACCCGCGCCTACCGCCTCACCAGGACGGCCCTGCTCACGGTCGTCCTGGTGACGGTGGGGGTCCGGTGTACGGGTGACGACAAGTCGACAGCGCCGGACGGACCCGACGGTCCGGACACCGTGGCCGCCGCGGGCCCGGACGCGGAGGCGGCGGGCGAGCAGGCCCCCGCAGCCCGCCCCACACCCACCCGCACACCTCCGCCCCGCCCGCTGCCCCGGTCGCGGCCGACGACCTTCCGGATCCCGTCCCTGGGCATCGACGCCCCGGTCATGGGCCTCGGACTCACCAAGGGCCGGGAGCTGTCCACACCGCCGGTCGACAAGCCGAAGCTCGTGGGCTGGTACCGGGGCGGACCCACGCCCGGCGAGTCCGGCACGGCGATCGCCGTCGGACATCGCGACACCATGACCGGCCCCGCTGTCTTCGCCGCGCTCGCCCAGGTGAAGCCGGGCAAGGTGATCGAGGCGGGGCGCGCGGACGGCCGTACCGCCGTCTACACCGTGGACCGGGTGAAGGTCTTCGACAAGGCGGGCTTCCCCGACAAGGAGGTCTACGGCCCGGTCCGGCGCCCGGAACTGCGTGTGATCACCTGCGGTGGACTCTTCACCCGACGGACGGGCTACACCAGCAACGTCGTCGTCTTCGCCCACCTCACCCGGACCCGCGAGCCCCGGCCGCCGAAGAGCGCGACGGTGAGCTGA
- a CDS encoding MFS transporter codes for MAPGGNRGWLLRLVIAFSFAQGAVSMARPAVSYRALALGADERAIGVIAGVYALLPLFAAVPLGRRTDHGRCAPLLPVGVVLISGGCALSGLAGSLWTMAVWSGVMGLGHLCFVIGAQSLVARQSAPHEQDRNFGHFTIGASLGQLVGPVAAGALIGGSDRAGTSAIALLVSGAGAAVACTSLWRIEHRGTAAKSRAGQGDRVPVGRILRSRGVPGGIFVSLSVLSATDILTAYLPVVGEHRGIAPSVIGLLLSLRAAATIACRLVLTPLLRLLGRALLLTVTCLLAAVLCAGIALSVPVWALAVMLALLGFCLGVGQPLSMTTVVQAAPDGARSTALALRLTGNRLGQVAAPATAGLVAGVAGVAAPFVMLGALLLLSAGVALRSPGRSEGAGPAAEKRPKRPGLRRTSDI; via the coding sequence ATGGCGCCCGGTGGGAACCGCGGCTGGCTGCTCCGCCTCGTCATCGCCTTCAGCTTCGCGCAGGGGGCGGTGTCGATGGCCCGGCCCGCCGTCTCCTACCGGGCCCTCGCGCTGGGCGCGGACGAGCGCGCGATCGGTGTCATCGCCGGTGTGTACGCGCTGCTGCCGCTGTTCGCGGCGGTCCCGCTGGGCCGCCGTACGGATCACGGGCGTTGTGCGCCGCTGCTGCCCGTCGGTGTGGTCCTGATCTCCGGTGGCTGCGCGCTCAGCGGCCTCGCCGGCTCCCTGTGGACCATGGCGGTCTGGAGCGGGGTGATGGGGCTCGGACACCTCTGCTTCGTCATCGGCGCGCAGTCCCTTGTCGCCCGCCAGTCCGCCCCGCACGAACAGGACCGCAACTTCGGCCACTTCACCATCGGCGCCTCCCTCGGCCAGCTGGTCGGCCCGGTCGCGGCGGGCGCGCTGATCGGCGGCTCCGACAGGGCGGGCACGAGTGCGATCGCACTACTCGTCTCGGGGGCCGGGGCGGCGGTCGCGTGCACGTCGCTGTGGCGCATCGAACACCGGGGCACGGCGGCCAAGTCCCGTGCCGGGCAGGGAGACCGGGTCCCTGTCGGGCGCATCCTCAGGTCCCGGGGCGTTCCCGGGGGCATCTTCGTGAGCCTGTCCGTGCTGTCCGCGACGGACATCCTCACCGCCTACCTTCCGGTGGTCGGCGAACACCGGGGCATCGCCCCCTCGGTGATCGGACTGCTGCTGAGCCTGCGCGCGGCGGCCACGATCGCCTGCCGCCTGGTGCTGACTCCGCTGCTACGGCTGCTGGGGCGGGCGTTGCTCCTGACCGTGACGTGTCTGCTGGCGGCCGTGCTGTGCGCGGGCATCGCGCTGTCGGTCCCGGTGTGGGCGCTGGCCGTCATGCTCGCGCTGCTCGGCTTCTGCCTCGGTGTGGGACAGCCGCTGTCCATGACCACGGTCGTCCAGGCCGCCCCCGACGGCGCCCGCTCCACCGCCCTCGCCCTGCGGCTGACCGGCAACCGCCTCGGCCAGGTCGCTGCACCGGCCACCGCGGGCCTGGTCGCGGGAGTGGCGGGGGTGGCCGCGCCGTTCGTGATGCTCGGGGCGCTGTTGCTGCTGTCGGCCGGGGTGGCGCTGCGGTCGCCGGGGCGGTCCGAAGGGGCCGGACCGGCCGCGGAAAAGCGGCCGAAGCGCCCGGGATTGCGCCGCACGAGCGACATCTGA
- a CDS encoding TetR/AcrR family transcriptional regulator, whose translation MARPRKPLLSTDRIVETARALVDAEGLAALSTRRLAAELGVSGPSLYNHFRTKDEILEAVADSVSAQVDLSMFEDGRAWRTALHDWAVSYRAALRDHPNIVPVLARGPGRRPAGLRLADAVYGAMVDAGWPPAQATSIGALMRYFIMGSALGSFAGGFVDDASAYDPADYPHLGQAHLLAEQQEKIDERAFETGLRALLDGLAQQYEQVTGAG comes from the coding sequence ATGGCCCGACCGCGCAAGCCCCTCCTCAGCACCGACCGGATCGTCGAGACGGCACGCGCGCTCGTGGACGCGGAGGGCCTCGCGGCCCTGTCCACGCGCCGGCTGGCGGCGGAACTCGGGGTCAGCGGCCCGTCCCTCTACAACCACTTCCGGACGAAGGACGAGATCCTGGAGGCGGTCGCCGACTCGGTGAGCGCCCAGGTCGACCTGTCGATGTTCGAGGACGGCCGGGCCTGGCGGACCGCCCTGCACGACTGGGCCGTCTCCTACCGCGCCGCCCTGCGCGACCACCCCAACATCGTCCCGGTCCTGGCCCGCGGCCCCGGCCGCCGCCCCGCCGGGCTGCGCCTGGCCGACGCGGTCTACGGCGCGATGGTCGACGCGGGCTGGCCGCCGGCGCAGGCCACGTCCATCGGCGCGCTGATGCGGTACTTCATCATGGGCTCCGCGCTCGGTTCGTTCGCCGGGGGCTTCGTGGACGACGCGAGCGCGTACGACCCCGCGGACTATCCCCACCTCGGCCAGGCGCACCTGCTCGCCGAGCAGCAGGAGAAGATCGACGAGCGGGCTTTCGAGACCGGACTCAGGGCTCTGCTGGACGGTCTCGCGCAGCAGTACGAGCAGGTCACAGGCGCCGGGTAG
- a CDS encoding MFS transporter, with the protein MDTAPTAHPASVSAPASPHRRRVATAAALASAVEWYDYFVFGIAAALVLGDLYFPAGSSSAGVLAAFATFAVGFLARPIGGIVAGQIGDKRGRKPMLVLALTLMGLATTGIGLLPTYDTIGVAAPILLVLLRVVQGVAVGAQWGGAMLLATEYAPEGKRGLYGSVVQLGVPIGVVTANTVFLLAGAFTTDTAFAAWGWRIPFLIGLFVLVLAWYIHAKVEETPEFRQAERELAEQEKTEQNSPLRTVLRHHLGTVLLAGGSFAVNTATFYILITGVLDYTTRELGMKRSAVLTVSLCISLTQLVLIPAAAALSDRLGRIRIYALGAVGIALWAVPMFLLIDTGSLLWLAVATFVAGCFLSIMYGPQAALFAELFTPEMRYTGASLGYQIAAVLGGGLAPFLMVLLLEATGTSMAVSGYIIVLSVIALLCIKVLADRARSRGV; encoded by the coding sequence ATGGACACGGCCCCTACCGCTCATCCCGCTTCCGTCAGCGCGCCGGCGTCTCCCCACCGCCGTCGCGTCGCCACCGCGGCCGCCCTCGCCTCCGCCGTCGAGTGGTACGACTACTTCGTCTTCGGCATAGCCGCCGCCCTCGTCCTCGGCGATCTGTACTTCCCCGCGGGCAGCTCGTCCGCCGGCGTCCTCGCCGCCTTCGCCACCTTCGCCGTCGGCTTCCTGGCCCGCCCGATCGGCGGCATCGTCGCCGGCCAGATCGGCGACAAGCGCGGCCGCAAGCCCATGCTGGTGCTCGCCCTCACGCTCATGGGCCTCGCCACCACCGGCATCGGCCTGCTGCCGACGTACGACACGATCGGCGTCGCGGCCCCGATCCTGCTCGTCCTCCTCCGCGTCGTACAGGGCGTCGCGGTCGGCGCGCAGTGGGGCGGCGCGATGCTGCTGGCCACCGAGTACGCCCCCGAGGGCAAGCGCGGCCTCTACGGCAGTGTCGTCCAACTCGGCGTCCCCATCGGCGTGGTGACGGCCAACACGGTCTTCCTGCTGGCCGGGGCGTTCACCACGGACACCGCTTTCGCGGCCTGGGGCTGGCGCATCCCGTTCCTCATCGGCCTGTTCGTCCTCGTGCTCGCCTGGTACATCCACGCCAAGGTCGAGGAGACCCCCGAATTCCGCCAGGCGGAGCGGGAGTTGGCCGAGCAGGAGAAGACCGAGCAGAACTCCCCGCTGCGCACGGTCCTCCGGCACCACCTCGGCACGGTCCTGCTCGCGGGCGGCTCCTTCGCCGTGAACACCGCGACCTTCTACATCCTGATCACCGGCGTCCTCGACTACACCACCCGCGAACTCGGCATGAAACGCAGTGCCGTTCTCACCGTCTCGCTCTGCATCAGCCTCACCCAGCTGGTGCTGATCCCGGCCGCAGCCGCCCTCTCCGACCGCCTCGGCCGCATCAGGATCTACGCCCTCGGCGCGGTCGGCATCGCCCTGTGGGCCGTACCGATGTTCCTGCTGATCGACACCGGGTCGCTGCTGTGGCTGGCGGTCGCCACCTTCGTCGCCGGATGCTTCCTGAGCATCATGTACGGCCCTCAAGCCGCCCTGTTCGCCGAGCTGTTCACGCCCGAGATGCGGTACACCGGCGCCTCCCTCGGCTACCAGATCGCCGCCGTGCTCGGCGGTGGGCTCGCGCCCTTCCTGATGGTGCTGCTGCTGGAGGCCACCGGGACCTCGATGGCGGTCTCCGGGTACATCATCGTGCTCTCGGTGATCGCACTGCTCTGCATCAAGGTGCTTGCGGACAGGGCGCGTTCACGTGGAGTCTGA
- a CDS encoding winged helix-turn-helix domain-containing protein, with product MLEGMTKDPQAPRLARLAALIADETRAACLLALLDGRAWTAGELARHAGVAASTLSEHLGKLVAGGLLTQERQGRHRYVRLADARVAHLVEDLAAQVSPDPDAVPRPRNLRESSADSAMARGRTCYDHFAGRLGIALTDALTSRHLLRQDTGFALTDAGLAWFEDVGIPFDRKGRRPLARGCLDWTERRPHLAGVAGAALCRHALAEGWCVRIGSERAVKVTGTGEQALSELLGIDGSTLR from the coding sequence ATGCTGGAAGGCATGACCAAGGACCCGCAGGCACCCCGGCTGGCGAGGCTCGCCGCCCTGATCGCCGACGAGACCCGGGCCGCCTGTCTCCTGGCCCTGCTCGACGGCCGGGCCTGGACCGCGGGCGAGCTGGCCCGCCACGCGGGGGTCGCCGCGTCCACCCTGAGCGAGCACCTGGGCAAACTGGTCGCGGGCGGTCTGCTGACGCAGGAGCGCCAGGGCCGCCACCGGTACGTGCGGCTGGCCGACGCGAGGGTGGCCCACCTGGTGGAGGACCTTGCGGCACAGGTCTCCCCCGACCCGGACGCGGTCCCGCGCCCGCGCAACCTGCGGGAGTCGAGCGCCGACTCGGCCATGGCCCGGGGCCGCACCTGCTACGACCACTTCGCGGGCCGCCTTGGCATTGCCCTGACCGACGCCCTGACGTCACGTCACCTGCTGCGCCAGGACACGGGTTTCGCCCTCACGGACGCGGGCCTGGCCTGGTTCGAGGACGTGGGCATCCCGTTCGACCGCAAGGGCCGCCGCCCCCTGGCCCGGGGCTGCCTCGACTGGACGGAACGCCGCCCGCACCTGGCGGGGGTCGCGGGGGCAGCCCTGTGCCGCCACGCCCTCGCCGAGGGCTGGTGCGTACGCATCGGTTCGGAGCGGGCCGTGAAGGTGACGGGGACGGGCGAACAAGCCCTGTCGGAGCTCCTGGGCATCGACGGATCGACCTTGCGCTGA
- a CDS encoding DMT family transporter: protein MNLRRTELLAAGAATVTVVLWASAFVSIRSAGGAYSPGALALGRLLSGALALAAICLIRREGLPPRSAWRGIAISGVLWFGFYMVVLNWGEQQVDAGTAALVVNIGPILIALLGARLLKDAMPPRLLAGMAVSFAGAVTVGLSMSDNGGSSVLGVVLCLLAAIAYAGGVVAQKPVLGSATPLQATTFGCLVGAVVCLPFAGQLVSEVADAPASATLNMVYLGVFPTALAFTTWAYALARTTASRMGATTYAVPALVVLMSWLALGEVPGLLTLAGGALCLAGVAVSRSRAGQTAAAPVNAPEPRPEKTSDST, encoded by the coding sequence ATGAACCTCCGCCGCACCGAACTCCTCGCGGCCGGCGCAGCCACCGTCACCGTCGTCCTCTGGGCCTCGGCCTTCGTCTCCATCCGCAGCGCGGGCGGGGCCTACTCACCCGGCGCGCTCGCCCTCGGCCGCCTCCTGTCCGGTGCCCTCGCCCTCGCCGCGATCTGCCTGATACGCCGGGAAGGACTCCCCCCGCGCTCCGCGTGGCGCGGCATCGCGATCTCCGGCGTCCTCTGGTTCGGCTTCTACATGGTCGTCCTGAACTGGGGCGAACAGCAGGTGGACGCGGGCACCGCGGCGCTGGTCGTGAACATCGGCCCGATCCTGATCGCCCTGCTCGGCGCCCGTCTCCTCAAGGACGCGATGCCGCCCCGCCTGTTGGCGGGAATGGCGGTGTCCTTCGCGGGCGCGGTCACCGTGGGCCTGTCGATGTCGGACAACGGCGGCTCCTCGGTGCTCGGCGTGGTCCTCTGCCTGCTCGCGGCGATCGCCTACGCCGGCGGAGTCGTCGCCCAGAAGCCGGTCCTGGGCTCGGCGACCCCGCTGCAGGCGACGACGTTCGGCTGTCTGGTGGGCGCCGTCGTCTGCCTGCCGTTCGCCGGCCAACTGGTGTCGGAGGTGGCCGACGCCCCCGCCTCGGCGACCCTCAACATGGTCTACCTGGGCGTGTTCCCGACCGCTCTGGCCTTCACCACCTGGGCCTACGCCCTCGCCCGTACGACCGCCAGCCGCATGGGCGCGACCACCTACGCCGTTCCCGCCCTGGTCGTCCTGATGTCGTGGCTGGCCCTCGGCGAGGTCCCGGGGCTGCTCACCCTCGCGGGCGGCGCGCTGTGCCTGGCGGGCGTGGCGGTGTCCCGCTCACGTGCCGGGCAGACGGCCGCGGCCCCGGTGAATGCACCGGAGCCGCGGCCCGAGAAGACCTCAGACTCCACGTGA
- a CDS encoding Zn-dependent alcohol dehydrogenase, with translation MVRAAVLPAVGAPLEVIDIDLPEPGPGQVRVRLAAAGVCHSDLSLSNGTMRVPVPAVLGHEGAGTVVAVGEGVTGVAPGAGVVLNWAPSCGSCHACSLGEVWLCANALNGAADVYARTADGTDLHPGLNVAAFAEETVVSESCLLPLPDGIPLTDAALLGCAVLTGYGAVHHAARVREGETVAVYGVGGVGLAALQAARIAGASRIVAVDVSPEKEELARAAGATDYVIASDTTAREIRGLTGKQGVDVAVECVGRASTIRTAWDSTRRGGRTTVVGIGGKDQQVTFNALEIFHWGRTLAGCVYGNSNPAEDLPVLAAHVRAGRLDLGSLVTERIALDGIPAAFDNMLAGKGGRALVVF, from the coding sequence GTGGTTCGTGCCGCCGTCCTTCCCGCCGTGGGCGCTCCCCTGGAGGTCATCGACATCGACCTCCCGGAGCCCGGCCCCGGCCAGGTCCGGGTGCGTCTCGCCGCCGCCGGGGTCTGCCACTCCGACCTGTCCCTGTCCAACGGCACCATGCGCGTCCCCGTCCCGGCCGTCCTCGGCCACGAGGGCGCGGGCACGGTCGTCGCCGTGGGGGAGGGCGTCACCGGGGTGGCGCCAGGCGCTGGAGTCGTCCTCAACTGGGCTCCCTCCTGCGGCAGTTGCCACGCCTGCTCACTCGGCGAGGTCTGGCTGTGCGCCAACGCCCTGAACGGCGCCGCCGACGTCTACGCCCGCACCGCGGACGGCACCGACCTCCACCCCGGCCTGAACGTCGCCGCGTTCGCCGAGGAGACGGTCGTCTCCGAGTCCTGCCTCCTGCCCCTCCCCGACGGCATCCCGCTCACCGACGCCGCCCTGCTGGGCTGCGCGGTCCTCACCGGCTACGGCGCCGTCCACCACGCGGCACGCGTCCGGGAGGGCGAGACGGTCGCGGTGTACGGCGTCGGAGGCGTGGGCCTTGCCGCGCTCCAGGCGGCCCGGATCGCGGGCGCCTCGCGGATCGTCGCCGTCGACGTCTCCCCGGAGAAGGAGGAGTTGGCGCGCGCCGCCGGGGCCACCGACTACGTGATCGCCTCCGACACCACCGCCCGCGAGATCAGGGGCCTGACCGGCAAGCAGGGCGTCGACGTCGCCGTGGAGTGCGTGGGCCGCGCGTCGACCATCCGTACGGCCTGGGACTCCACCCGCCGCGGCGGCCGTACGACCGTCGTCGGCATCGGCGGCAAGGACCAGCAGGTCACCTTCAACGCCCTGGAGATCTTCCACTGGGGCCGTACCCTCGCGGGCTGCGTCTACGGCAACTCCAACCCCGCCGAGGACCTGCCCGTGCTCGCCGCGCACGTCCGGGCGGGCCGCCTGGACCTCGGCTCCCTGGTGACGGAACGGATCGCGCTGGACGGCATCCCGGCGGCGTTCGACAACATGCTGGCGGGCAAGGGCGGCAGGGCGCTGGTGGTGTTCTGA
- a CDS encoding aldehyde dehydrogenase family protein — MKAHDGMYIEGEWRPASGPDVIEVVNPADEQVIARVPAGTAEDVDLAVRAARAALPAWAATAPAERSARLAALRDVLAARKDEIAETVTAELGSPLKFSQNVHAAVPVAVAASYAELAATHPFEEKVGNSTVHQEPIGVVAAITPWNYPLHQIVAKVAPALAAGCTVVLKPAEDTPLVAQLFAEAIHEAGVPAGVFNLVTGLGPVAGQALVEHPDVDLVSFTGSTAVGRQIGASAGAALKKVALELGGKSANVILPSADLAKAVNVGVANVMSNSGQTCSAWTRMLVHTAQYDEAVELAAAAAAKYGERIGPVVSAKQQARVRGYIEKGLAEGARLVAGGPESPRERGYFVAPTVFADVTPDMTVAQEEIFGPVLSVLRYEDEEDALRIANGTVYGLAGAVWAGEEAEAVAFARRMDTGQVDINGGRFNPLAPFGGYKQSGVGRELGSHGLAEYLQTKSLQF, encoded by the coding sequence ATGAAGGCGCACGACGGCATGTACATCGAGGGCGAGTGGCGCCCGGCCAGCGGCCCGGACGTGATCGAGGTCGTGAACCCGGCCGACGAGCAGGTCATCGCGCGGGTCCCGGCCGGCACCGCCGAGGACGTCGACCTCGCCGTACGGGCCGCCCGCGCCGCGCTCCCGGCCTGGGCCGCGACCGCTCCGGCCGAGCGGTCCGCCCGCCTGGCGGCCTTGAGGGACGTCCTCGCCGCCCGCAAGGACGAGATCGCCGAGACGGTCACCGCCGAGCTCGGCTCGCCGCTGAAGTTCTCGCAGAACGTCCACGCCGCCGTCCCCGTCGCGGTCGCCGCCTCCTACGCCGAGCTCGCCGCGACGCACCCCTTCGAGGAGAAGGTCGGCAACTCCACCGTCCACCAGGAGCCGATCGGCGTGGTCGCCGCGATCACGCCCTGGAACTACCCGCTCCACCAGATCGTCGCCAAGGTCGCCCCGGCCCTCGCCGCGGGCTGCACGGTCGTCCTCAAGCCCGCCGAGGACACCCCGCTGGTCGCCCAGCTCTTCGCCGAGGCGATCCACGAGGCCGGCGTACCGGCCGGTGTCTTCAACCTGGTCACCGGCCTCGGCCCGGTCGCGGGGCAGGCCCTGGTCGAGCACCCGGATGTTGACCTGGTCTCCTTCACCGGTTCCACCGCGGTCGGCCGGCAGATCGGCGCGAGTGCCGGTGCCGCGCTGAAGAAGGTCGCCCTGGAGCTCGGCGGCAAGTCCGCCAACGTCATCCTGCCGAGCGCCGACCTCGCCAAGGCGGTCAACGTCGGCGTCGCCAACGTGATGTCCAACTCCGGCCAGACGTGCAGCGCCTGGACCCGGATGCTGGTGCACACGGCCCAGTACGACGAGGCCGTCGAGCTCGCCGCCGCGGCCGCCGCGAAGTACGGCGAGCGCATCGGACCCGTCGTCAGCGCCAAGCAGCAGGCGCGGGTGCGGGGTTACATCGAGAAGGGCCTGGCGGAGGGGGCCAGGCTGGTCGCCGGAGGCCCCGAATCCCCGCGCGAGCGGGGCTACTTCGTCGCCCCGACCGTCTTCGCCGACGTCACCCCCGACATGACCGTCGCGCAGGAGGAGATCTTCGGTCCTGTCCTGTCCGTCCTGCGGTACGAGGACGAGGAGGACGCCCTGCGCATCGCCAACGGCACGGTCTACGGCCTCGCGGGCGCCGTCTGGGCCGGCGAGGAGGCGGAGGCGGTGGCCTTCGCGCGCCGGATGGACACCGGGCAGGTCGACATCAACGGCGGCCGCTTCAACCCCCTTGCCCCGTTCGGCGGTTACAAGCAGTCCGGCGTGGGCCGCGAGCTCGGCTCGCACGGTCTCGCCGAGTACCTCCAGACCAAGTCCCTCCAGTTCTGA
- a CDS encoding citrate:proton symporter — MLTILGFAMIATFLVLIMMKKMSPIAALVLIPALFCVFVGKGAKLGDYVIDGVTSLAPTAAMLMFAIVYFGVMIDVGLFDPVVRGILKFAKADPMRIVVGTAILAAIVSLDGDGSTTFMITVSAMYPLYKRLKMSLVVMTGVAAMANGVMNTLPWGGPTARAATALKLDASDIFVPMIPALAVGLLGVFVLSYVLGMRERKRLGVLTLNEILVDEKVEETETVLVGAGSGASGTGKATAATGGSGSGTDAEDDEAGDAERFQVLDPNRPTLRPKLYWFNALLTATLLTSMIMEWLPIPVLFLIGAALALTVNFPHIPDQKARLAAHADNVLNVSGMVFAAAVFTGVLQGTGMVDHMARWMVDVIPEGMGPHMALVTGVLSLPLTYFMSNDGFYFGVLPVLAEAGAAHGVTPLEMARASLVGQPLHMSSPLVPAVYVLVGMAKVEFGDHTKFVVKWAALTCLLILGAGILFGII; from the coding sequence CTTCGCCATGATCGCGACCTTCCTGGTCCTGATCATGATGAAGAAGATGTCGCCGATCGCGGCGCTCGTACTGATCCCGGCCCTGTTCTGCGTCTTCGTCGGGAAGGGCGCCAAGCTCGGTGACTACGTCATCGACGGCGTCACCAGCCTCGCCCCCACCGCGGCGATGCTCATGTTCGCGATCGTCTACTTCGGTGTGATGATCGACGTCGGCCTCTTCGACCCGGTCGTGCGCGGGATCCTGAAGTTCGCGAAGGCCGACCCGATGCGGATCGTCGTCGGTACGGCGATCCTCGCCGCGATCGTCTCGCTGGACGGCGACGGCTCGACCACCTTCATGATCACCGTCTCGGCGATGTACCCGCTGTACAAGCGCCTGAAGATGAGCCTGGTCGTGATGACCGGTGTCGCGGCCATGGCCAACGGCGTGATGAACACCCTGCCCTGGGGCGGCCCGACGGCCCGCGCGGCCACCGCGCTGAAGCTCGACGCCAGCGACATCTTCGTCCCGATGATCCCGGCCCTGGCCGTCGGCCTGCTGGGCGTCTTCGTCCTCTCGTACGTCCTCGGCATGCGCGAGCGCAAGCGGCTCGGCGTGCTCACGCTGAACGAGATCCTGGTGGACGAGAAGGTCGAGGAGACCGAAACCGTCCTGGTCGGTGCGGGTTCCGGTGCCTCCGGCACGGGCAAGGCCACGGCAGCCACCGGCGGGTCCGGCTCGGGCACCGACGCCGAGGACGACGAGGCCGGCGACGCGGAGCGCTTCCAGGTCCTCGACCCGAACCGCCCCACCCTGCGCCCCAAGCTGTACTGGTTCAACGCGCTGCTCACGGCCACCCTGCTCACCTCCATGATCATGGAGTGGCTGCCGATCCCGGTGCTGTTCCTGATCGGCGCCGCGCTCGCGCTCACCGTGAACTTCCCGCACATCCCCGACCAGAAGGCCCGCCTGGCCGCCCACGCCGACAACGTCCTCAACGTCTCCGGCATGGTCTTCGCCGCCGCCGTCTTCACCGGCGTCCTCCAGGGCACCGGCATGGTCGACCACATGGCCCGCTGGATGGTGGACGTCATCCCCGAGGGCATGGGCCCGCACATGGCCCTCGTCACCGGCGTGCTGAGCCTCCCGCTCACCTACTTCATGTCCAACGACGGCTTCTACTTCGGTGTCCTCCCGGTCCTCGCCGAGGCCGGCGCGGCGCACGGCGTGACCCCGCTGGAGATGGCCCGCGCCTCCCTCGTCGGACAGCCGCTGCACATGTCGAGCCCGCTCGTCCCGGCCGTCTACGTCCTGGTCGGCATGGCCAAGGTGGAGTTCGGCGACCACACCAAGTTCGTGGTCAAGTGGGCCGCGCTCACCTGCCTGTTGATCCTCGGGGCGGGAATCCTCTTCGGAATCATCTGA
- a CDS encoding ABC transporter ATP-binding protein, translating into MTRAISLHHVSKTYTRGVRVVDRLSLDIVPGEFLVLLGPSGCGKSTVLRMIAGLEEITEGELRLDGEYANDLLPAERRMAMVFQNFALYPNMTSRGNIGFPLRIEAPGEDPRARVDATARMLGIEDLLDRYPAQLSGGERQRVAMGRAIARHPTAFLMDEPLSNLDAKLRNHLRAEIAGLTRELGVTTVYVTHDQAEAMSLGDRVAVLRGGVLQQVGSPRSVYALPRNVFVAAFIGTPRINLLRGVVRAPLDGAMTISLGKQYLRLPEPLSLDHQLLRVQQGREVIVGLRSEAIRIARRTSARPGEMPITGLVEHVEFQGHEVLVHFDTGSSPALVPDLEAPRPATRPPRRRRRDGTVLDRLRERAVSLRAGPVVVLEDPPDPEPPAVDPRLPGDLVVRTTPDFDLRRGMQVPLLVDISHLFVFDQHGERICPSPDHLPDLDE; encoded by the coding sequence ATGACACGCGCCATATCTCTGCACCACGTGAGCAAGACCTACACCCGGGGCGTACGGGTGGTGGACCGGCTCTCGCTGGACATCGTGCCCGGCGAGTTCCTCGTCCTGCTCGGCCCCTCCGGCTGCGGAAAATCCACCGTGCTCAGGATGATCGCCGGGCTGGAGGAGATCACCGAGGGCGAGCTCAGGCTCGACGGCGAGTACGCCAACGACCTGCTCCCCGCCGAGCGGCGGATGGCGATGGTGTTCCAGAACTTCGCCCTCTACCCGAACATGACCAGCCGGGGGAACATCGGCTTCCCGCTGCGCATCGAGGCCCCCGGCGAGGACCCCCGGGCCCGCGTGGACGCCACCGCCCGCATGCTGGGCATCGAGGACCTCCTCGACCGCTACCCGGCCCAGCTCTCCGGCGGCGAACGCCAGCGCGTGGCGATGGGCCGGGCCATCGCCCGCCACCCCACCGCCTTCCTCATGGACGAGCCGCTGTCCAACCTCGACGCCAAGCTCCGCAACCACCTGCGCGCCGAAATAGCCGGACTCACCCGGGAGTTGGGCGTCACCACGGTCTACGTCACCCACGACCAGGCCGAGGCCATGTCGCTCGGCGACCGGGTGGCCGTCCTGCGCGGCGGAGTCCTCCAGCAGGTCGGCAGCCCGCGCTCGGTGTACGCGCTGCCCCGCAACGTCTTCGTCGCCGCCTTCATCGGCACCCCGCGCATCAACCTGCTGCGCGGGGTGGTCCGGGCCCCGCTGGACGGCGCGATGACCATCAGCCTCGGCAAGCAGTACCTACGGCTGCCCGAACCCCTCTCCCTGGACCACCAGTTGCTCCGCGTCCAGCAGGGCCGCGAGGTCATCGTGGGCCTGCGCTCGGAGGCGATCCGCATCGCCAGACGGACCTCCGCCCGCCCCGGCGAGATGCCGATCACCGGCCTGGTGGAGCACGTGGAGTTCCAGGGCCACGAGGTCCTCGTCCACTTCGACACCGGCTCCAGTCCCGCCCTGGTCCCCGACCTGGAGGCCCCGCGCCCGGCCACGCGCCCGCCCCGGCGCCGCCGCCGCGACGGCACGGTCCTGGACCGCCTGAGAGAGCGGGCGGTCTCCCTGCGCGCCGGTCCCGTCGTGGTGCTGGAGGACCCGCCGGACCCCGAACCCCCCGCGGTCGACCCCCGTCTGCCCGGCGACCTCGTCGTCCGCACCACCCCGGACTTCGACCTCCGCCGCGGCATGCAGGTCCCCCTCCTCGTCGACATCTCCCACCTCTTCGTCTTCGACCAGCACGGAGAACGCATCTGCCCGTCCCCGGACCACCTTCCGGACCTGGACGAGTGA